In Mercurialis annua linkage group LG6, ddMerAnnu1.2, whole genome shotgun sequence, the following are encoded in one genomic region:
- the LOC126686263 gene encoding zinc finger protein CONSTANS-LIKE 13 has protein sequence MKPQQENRLCDYCNESTALLYCRADSAKLCISCDREVHSTNQLFSKHTRSLLCDVCDASPASIFCETERSVFCQNCDWESHSLSSSCVHNRRPIEGFNGFPSVSDFVGILGFEDLGGKKDKKDLFFGDESNELVSSGFDGSGLEDGYLDLSFWETPAVGSIDDLIVSGDSGSNLQALGVPPLPKNRNAVCGKHKEEVLRQLRELAGLEPDTNCENVDKELINVSRSSAGENVQTRDLCTGCEPDARQVPLDSFEENIFSWLSDTAEAGDQKYLPSTLRRSNLEEGPVVPDKQSNIDGSVSYANGSHEGETQYPVPTGMLTAGPKVKLHEINSQERDSALSRYKEKKKTRRYDKHVRYETRKARAESRTRIKGRFAKIER, from the exons ATGAAACCCCAACAAGAAAATAGGCTCTGTGATTACTGTAATGAATCTACAGCTCTTCTTTATTGCAGAGCTGATTCTGCTAAGCTTTGTATATCATGTGACCGTGAGGTTCACTCAACCAATCAGCTTTTTTCTAAGCATACTCGATCATTGTTGTGTGATGTGTGTGATGCTTCCCCTGCTTCGATTTTTTGTGAAACGGAGAGGTCTGTTTTCTGCCAGAATTGTGACTGGGAAAGCCACAGTCTTTCCTCATCTTGTGTGCATAATCGGAGGCCCATTGAAGGGTTTAATGGGTTCCCTTCTGTGAGTGATTTTGTTGGTATTTTGGGGTTTGAAGATCTGGGTGGTAAGAAAGATAAGAAAGATTTGTTTTTTGGTGATGAGAGTAATGAGTTGGTGAGTTCTGGATTTGATGGGTCGGGTTTAGAAGATGGGTATTTGGATTTATCTTTCTGGGAAACTCCTGCTGTTGGTAGCATTGATGATTTGATAGTTTCTGGGGACTCTGGCTCTAATCTTCAGGCTTTAGGTGTCCCTCCTCTGCCTAAG AATCGTAATGCGGTTTGTGGGAAACATAAGGAAGAAGTACTCCGTCAGCTTCGTGAGTTAGCTGGGTTGGAACCTGATACTAACTGTGAAAATGTAGACAAGGAGCTTATTAATGTGTCGCGGTCATCTGCTGGAGAAAATGTGCAAACAAGGGATTTATGTACAGGCTGTGAACCTGATGCACGACAAGTCCCATTGGATTCTTTTGAG GAAAATATATTTAGTTGGTTGAGTGATACTGCTGAGGCTGGGGATCAAAAGTATCTTCCTTCGACATTAAGGAGAAGCAACTTGGAAGAAGGTCCTGTTGTTCCTGACAAGCAGTCCAACATTGATGGTAGTGTAAGTTATGCCAATGGCAGTCATGAAGGTGAAACACAGTATCCTGTCCCTACTGGAATGCTAACAGCTGGCCCAAAAGTTAAATTGCATGAGATAAACAGCCAGGAAAGGGACTCTGCACTCTCACGGtacaaagagaaaaagaaaacacGAAG GTACGATAAGCACGTTAGATATGAAACAAGGAAGGCCCGTGCGGAAAGCAGAACAAGAATTAAGGGACGCTTTGCAAAGATAGAACGCTGA